CCCTTGCTAATAAGCTTGTTTGTGGTGGGTGATTGGGTAAGCATTTTCATTCTTTCACTTAAGTTTTATCATCTATATGCATCATAACTTTTTTTACTTGAAGCTATAATTCTACGAATCATAATGTGATGGTAGAATAACTAAAATGTCATCTTATTTATATACTTtctatttcacaaatattttttaaaaaaatttatagtaCCTCGTCAGTTCTTCTTAAAGTCATTCCTTAGAATATAATGAAAATTTGCCATCTCTAGTCATTTTGTGTCTGTTGTTCTGGAAACTTTTATCATTTATTAGTTTGAAACAATAAAAGACTACTGATAACTTAATTTAAAAGTCCATGTTGTTCTTGTTAGATTGCGATCATACAAAACAATCAGGCTTACAAGCGAACATGCTCTGTGAAATTTGTTCGACGTATACGAACAGTAAACTCTGAAACTGCAGATCAAGGATTGCACTTTATTTATTCTCGATGATTTTTACGTAGCATCAGAAGGGGTCAGTGCCATGTCATTTGCTTTCTATAAATTATGCTGTTCTCAAAAAATTAACCTGAATTTGATATCCTATCAAGTATCAATAATGTTGATCTACCAACTAATCCCTAGGTGAACTTAAGTAACCGTATAGTGCCTCCATCTTGATTATACTATGAATCATGTTGACTAATAGATTGCTTTTCGTCTTCCAAATTAGATGTGTATTGCATATATTTACTATTAGTTATCGTTTCTATTGTAATGATACAAGTGATTTCTCATCCTTTTGACTCAGACATTctagagaactatattttttctcGATGATTTACTACCCGTTCTTGCTTGATGCAGGTGACAGCAACACTCTCACTTGCCGCTGCATGTTCTTCAGCAGGCGTGCTTGTTTTGTTTATGAGGGATGTAGGTTTTTGCCGAAAGTATCCTCAGTTATCATGTGGTCGATTTGAGACCTCCATTTCAATGGCGTTCGTCACGTGGTTCTTAGTTGCCAAATCCTCTCTTGCGATGTTTTGGATCTTGGCATCGGTTTGATCATACTTGTATATGTTTACCTTGTTATGCAAGCTTCGGGAAGTCAGGAGACGACTGTCATGGCGTTCGATTTCATACCTTTCGTGTTCTTGTCTGGAGGATTGCTAGGAAATGCTTGGGTTCTTAACTTTCTCAAGTTGTATAAGAATATTGTTCTTCATGAGTTGGCCAATAAAGTCAATCTCTTCTAAAATGTTGGCCCACTGCTACCCTGCCGATCGTTTTTCTGTTATGTTCTTCATTGTTTATGGCCAATTCTCATACAAATAACTTCTAGGTCACTAGAAATaccaatatttatttatttttcctattGTCAAAGTAATTTGAGACTCTAAATATGTCTTTCAATTAGTCCTTCCCTTACTTTGACACTTCCTAAGACATCCTTAGTAACCAAAAGGAACATGTGTCTAGAGGTTTAGGAGATCTAAGGACCTAGATGCTAGGTGGTGTTCAACCATTTTCAAGGatatacaaattttaaaaaaaatatatacaagtgCCATCCAAGGAATTGAAATATTATAAAACTaatagatttataatttttttcaaaaacatttttcaTTTATTGTTTCTAGTATTTCACACATTCTGAATTATCAAAATATGATAATCTTATATGTTCCAGTAACATACTCAATTTGAACACGATTTATCTAAAGTAatttgatctttgtgttagatttaaatttagttttgagtccgctaaataaatatttacagaaTAAACTTCCGATTGTGATGATTTAGACATCTTTAAAGTAATCACATGCTTTGACAAAGTTTTCTCAAAAAATCTCACCCAAAAGACTTAGTATTAAGTCTTGATCTAACTAGTTTAGATTGGACTAAAGTAGCTTTAGCTTAATCTCCTAAACTGATTACAtcaaataaaacatatattaTTTAACTTAGACATATATTTAATTGAGCTTTTTTAGTCTAATATCATCTCAATTTCATAGATTTGCTCTATCTATCCCTTCTAAGTTAAATAATTAATAGCATGGAAGGAATGCatgatatataataattaatttaaaatatgtaTGATTATGACATTTAAAGCATAACACTAACATACAagtcaaacaaaaataaaaagtcaaacaaaaataaaagaaaaaagtcATGCTCCCCCGAACCAATAATACATCTTTATTTTTTCCTCCCTGAATCACAACTTAGATGTTGTTATTTAGCCCCCATGGGATGACATAGTTAATAATTATATGGGTGATTGCTCTAATAGATCTTAGGGTCAATTCTCAATAAGTGCAAAATATCTCGTTGGGTGTCTAACCTCTCCCATACAAAGGGTCGTCGTGTTAGAAAAAAATATCTCTCATGATTTACCTTCTTTATCTAGCAGGGGATCGACGATACTGGGTGAGTGTTATTACCTTTTGTTCCATTAGATATTATTTATCTATGTAATATATTTGATTCTTGGGAATCTAATATTTGTTAGATCATATTTTGTTGATTAAACATGCTCTAGGGACCTATGCTTTGACTCATTTTCTAACAGGTTGATTAACTAAGGACTTGCATGATCTATGTTGAGTGTTAGATTTGTATCTGAGTCCACTTTTGTTATACACATCTCTTTGAATTCCAAATATCATATTCAGGTACTTAGTCAAAGTAAACTTTTCCAATGTTACCTTAAGTTCTTCAGCTTGACCTTTCAAAAGGGATTTATCTTCCTCAAATTtttagacttgagttgaggttccttcTTGAACTTGATCAATTGAAGAACTTAGGTTGATCTCTCCCTTAAGGCCTTTTGCCTTCTTAAGATGGATACTGATCCTTGTCTTGACTCGGACTCGAGTTTGACTACTTTTTCATTGGCCATTAGAGTCATGAAGTTTGTTTGGTTTGGTTCCTTTGTGTCTGACTCCTTCGAAGATTAATCATTGTCATACATTTTATTAttagataatttatttaaattaacatTATTTTTTGTTACCTTTTATGCGTTGATTCCCTCATGAAGATTTACCGACTGATCCCAAAGTTTCTTAGCATTGTTGAAGGCTCCGACTCAATCGAGTTTTTCATTTTTTCACTCTACAATGAAGGATGTATGTGTCCTGAGCGTCATCTTGATCTTTCCTTTTGTTGTCGGAGGTCCAACTTTTCATTTCTAGAGGTTCTCCGAATTTATCGACCGATAGTGTTAAACCTTTTTTGATGTTGATCCATATGTTTTAtctcaatctttaaaaattactttattcgccttttccaaaaatagaaatttttacCATCAAAGATAGGTGGCCAAGAGGTACTTAACCTTCTTGTTGAGCCATTCGATTCCTGTAAAGAAAAAACTTACAAAATAATTTCAAGACTTTTTATGGTCTTGGGTAAGTAGGGTTGTTAGTGTAATCATACTCTGGATGAGATGTTTCAATGATtcacaattatttaagtttaagttaatacgttggatcttACTTGAATGACAAGTTGTAggataagaaaagtccaagaaaGTCGAAAACCAGATTCTTGATAAGAGGAAGTCCTTGTTGTTAGGATCTGTGCAGCCGACaagaggggatgaattgcctttcaaaaagaaaatgaacCTTTCTCGATATTTTGAAATATCAAAGCGCTTGTATAAAAAAGAATTGataaactaattaaaagaaatagactaccgaatttacttagttacaatcggTAATATTGTTAATGCAAGACTTTGAAgcactaatcaaattctccttgcgtcgtaggcggagaagtctcttacaagtaTTGGAAGCACACAATTAAAGTAGTAGAACAGTAAAAAATTCATGTACAAGTGATTTTGAACTACTGAGATCAGAGCTATAATTATAGTCTTGATCTGagcacttggaagggttccgagcatctgagcatggataaaattttatcctcatcgCAATATATCATGACAGCTGGCTAATGATAGAGTTTCCAGTTCAGGCGCCTGGACTAGGTTCGGGCGCTCAGACCGGGTTGAATCAATCCCCGGACAGGGGGTGATCCTAGGGCGCCTTGGCTGCCCCtgggggttcgggcgcccggactagtctGGCAAGTCAACAACCTTGTTGACTACCTCCTATTCCGGCTCTGTTCACTCCAGCTCCATTCGCTCCAACTtcgttcacttgggtgatttcggccattcggaatagagCTTACTTGAACCCATTTCTGGCTTTCTCGAacaaccttccgctccagcttctcgtcccttggaaccgttgcacacttccttctcgtctgccaacgtactcttctgcagtgcctcacccctcagacacaccgagcccgtcgactctcttccgtgCCATCTTCTCGCTATctgcatcttttgctcaacttcctgtgctcctaagttcctgcacactcaaacacaggacATCAAAATATAATATGACCTAACTCTAATtcgattgaccacatcaaaactacctcgagGTACTaccaatcttctcctttttgatttaCATCAACCTAAGTTAGAGTTAGggtttaaaaaaaacatagaggTAATAACagctaaaactttttttttaatttacaaaattaaCCTCCCTTTACAAAATTAACTTCCCCTAGACTCAAGCTTTCAACTCTCATTCTCACCCTTTGATCAAAACAAAAATAAAGTCGGGGAAAACAATGttagaaaaaaaatttgtaaCTTTTTCTAAGGGTTAAGGAAATAGAAGGAAAAAAACTTTTACAAAATAATTTCGTAACAAATCTAAATTTTCTAGGATTTAAGAATCATATTTGTAAAATTATTATGTGTAGAACCATAGTTtttacaaattaaatttttaaaattagatttttatacaaataaatttctaaaatttttctaagaTGAAcaacaattgaaaaattaaattttttaaagataagttttcaagatttttaagttttaaaaataaagttttcGGTAATTAATCTATAGAAAATTTATtgtttatcaaaaaaatatttccaaataaAATTTCAAGTGATCTATCACTATAAAAGAATTTCGAAAAGAAGGATGGTACGAAAAATGTTTAAAACAAATAAGAttctttttgcaaaaaaaaaatagttttattaatctaaaaatcatgttaatttttcttttattcaagATATAACAGTAATTCTCCAAAAAAATTAGGTTTGTCAAAATACATATccaaaacattttaaattttaaattatgactTTTTAATCAAagttcataaaataatttttaatcgaagaaaaaattttaaaaaattttagtgcAGAGATCTTTCATTCtagcaaaaaaattttaaagataaatattAACAGTAAGCATATGAACTTAATTTTGAAAGtgaatttatatttcaaaatGTAAAACATACATAATCATTTATTTTAGACTAAGCAAAATCTAGagacccaaaataaatttttacctaatGGGTTAATAAGAAATTTTTTGGGTACATatttttataacatttttctaatttagcccttatgatatttaagataccaATTTAGGCTTCTATAATTTTTCCAAGTCTTTTGATCATATGCAAAGTTTCTTGAATTTTCAATTTGGtcctttaattttttgttttcatcttttaatttatcatacatttctaggagGCATGTATttgctaagattatttttaattcaaaaacttcctttttcaaattattattttttatttttagcttATATAATGATCTAGTCATAGATTTAGTACCTGTATATAATTGGTCAAGGGGTAGTAAATATACTTCACTTACCAGATCTGTTATGAAATttgtttcttcctccttgctgtaactttcttctgaggatcctcccccttcgtctATGCTCTCCTCCTAGTGACTTGACATCAGTGCAAGTCCAGAGTACTCCAAATTAGATTTTAATGACCGCTCGTCCTAAGCCGCCTACAGGTTTTTGTGCTTTGTTGTTGTACTTGGTCctataacacccactaagcttttaagaataaatatgagaatgatgaaattgccttagaaaaataataagaagtgagttgaagtaaaaagaaataaaatgaaataaaaagaagtgatggtcaaggattgaaccttgaacctcttatattataattcatagaattaattagtagaaaccaattgggatagagagaagatattgatagcaaaggagggaaactcatgataaaggtgagaataaaagatagccaaaagaaaacaagaaaagagcaagagaaagacaacttgccttcctccctttctctccctcttcctctttgatcttgccgaaatttttaaagaggagttaaggggattcattcccccttattttatcatgaatggtgagaataaatggaaaataagataaataaaataaaaatagagaaaaaggctaagggagaaggaaagcaaaaatcaagtttgctacctcttcccccttaacataaaagggagcaagaaaagagaaaattatttttctctcatttttctttcactcatcccctccctcaccgagaacaccacagttccctctcctccatcttcggccccaaagccaagtttgtccctaagaaagcctaagatacaaggaggacttagcaaaggaatcaagggaaaggaactagaagaagagactatttcttcttcaccataccttagatccacaagcgaaaaggatgtaagcttcccctcacctgtggtacaaggcgttttatgtactttttggattttatgaggattttaaacctagaaacaagtttgagaaaattcggccaagaagagctttcaaaatctaatgatgtttaactagtcttcactatatgatagatttttctatgctatgtagaggagtttttcttcatgcttttatacctatatgatgcttgatcagaggagtactgaaccctagaatttcggccaaaaatattcttaagaggctagggaaatttattgttttacccaactagtacaaggttctccctatgaaatattaaggattatgtattggtttttcttccttagaagatatttgaaactaaaagaaaacccactcatatgtttcggccaaggaagggtttaggattaggaaggactttaaatttaaataaccatgctcatgctatagaatacaaagatcttaaaggatttgtatgcttgaatattgctagaatttcatgaactccttcttagtgtttttcggccatgatgagatggatagcttagaaagcttaaaaaaaattttaaaatgctcaagacctctgtgctgtttagatatgaaagttgtttaatgccctcatgcttaattagggtgtagaaaaattagtagcataacatatatcatgtatgaccacaaggggtcctagtttactcatgaaccaatttgtatatatgtttcttagtaacttttgccatgaaacttacttagatttttcatgctttaggccacttaaaaacctagataaagaatggtaggtttcggccatgggaaaaaaataaaagaaaaagagaaaaagaaacctagaaagcctaagaaacaattcatatgtatactcattaggcttgtctttacacatgctatgaaactcgtatgacttcacatgtttttttttatgttattgaagcaagtttaagcactgatgagtttcggccaagtagggtttaaatgacctagaggccttagaatttaaaccaaaggtgttaaaatgcttcttatgaaaatatgataacctattgattgtgtcacatgcttgtataatttttccatgatctaaaaggactattgtaagtctcggccatggagGGTTAGACaccctagggaccctaggacttaaattaaatatgctcatgtcaccctacatgaaatgtgataagtagaaagccaaggttcaattgctatatgttgttttatgacctaaaatgatgctagggtatgtttcggccataactattgtatgatgctttgtatgaatttatacataatgttagtccaagttcacatgcttgtatgcttgtttgtagccctaatgagaacttgttaaatttcggccatgacatatgttaagggcttaaagaacttaggaactaattcaaatatgtcaaatgtgtttaccttatttcttggtaaaaatgttatagatatgatttcaagttgtctatgtttttatgtcatatggaaccttgtttcacaccttaaggtttcggccacatgaaattagggacttgaagaacttagaaactaagttaatcatgtttataatgcttcctatgaaaatgttatgatgataatttaggtgccacatgcttggatgttgtgtttaacctaaattgagctctaaagggtttcggccacaagggtttaggaagcttaaaaccaagataaatatgataccatgtttcctatgataggataatcacaagatacacccttatgcttaatatgtatgcttgtgatttatgacttatgatatgatatgcatgcttttatgatatgatatgctttgtgcttaaaatatgcatgcttttatgataagctatgtggataaaatatgcatgcttgatgatatgctttatgcttaagatatgcatgtttttatgatctatgcctaagtgatgcatattgttatgacatgatgtatgcctaagtgatgcatacctttatgatatgatgtatgcctaagtgatgcatacctttatgacatgatgtatgcctaagtgatgcatacctttatgatatgatgtatgcctaagtgatgcatacttttatgacatgatgtatgcctaagtgatgcatacttttatgatgtgtgcctaagtgatgcatgcttttatgatacatgatatgtatgacatgtactttactttatgtgtgagtggcttgtaccaagggtgggctccataagcgcgccggggactaaggacctcgttagggatgggctcctaagtgcccctaggactaagggcctagtatgtttgcctcgtagggttcaagacttgctaccttggacctacaaggttgcgcgcaatatgtaagtggtacatagccgggttcctccttatgttgagattattttcaagtatatatacatataaaagagaatggttttaaagatcatgagacatacacatgtttttcggatacatgttttccaaaatcatattgcatacaccttttgattatgctatgtttcatgctatgctcttgattatgatatgccatgataaggtatgtttatgttatgttcatgctataccttatagacatgtttcggccatggatatgttgatgcttgatatatatagatttcggccatggatttgatgataccttgatgtacatattcggccatagttatgatgctttgatatacatgtttcggccatgctttgatataccatgatacttgtttgttatgctatgtctagctatgttttatgcaatgcactatgtatatgtttcggccatgatgatgtttgatatgccatgactagttgtgattatattatgatgcatgataagcttgaatagaatgctatgttatgccatgattagttgagattatgacttgttgatacattcttgattatgtgctgattgttggctttagtgagtaggaaaggaacttactgagccatgagtgctcatagcttactttccttgtaccacagataaaggaaaaagctggatgagttaaaggagcagcaggaggggcaacaaagatgtgtgtggcggtggctaggcaactaattaagaacctgctttaaaacctttaagaactatgctttggttttgtgaaatgtaatacaatatgagtgacttgatactaagtttttatttatttcgttatcatgttatgaaaccatgttagtgtagttcggttttaattaagttaagaaaaataaattttaagtcttccgctgtagtacgtacatagagtatcgtagccccgtcccttagggttagcagggagggcgggcgttacatcagagcaagttattgccagctcactacacacacatcaagcctcctacctgccgctccaagtaagaatgtgtaAGCTAAATTTACTTGCTATATGCttaagtttaattttcttgtcatatgtttatgcttaatttcttgtcatatgcttatgtttagtttcatgttatgtaacttatgctttatttttctttcttgttatattgcctatgttttatttctttactacattgcttatgctttatttccttatgttacattggttgtcattatattccttatttttttttccttatgttgtttatgcttagattcatgttttacttgcttatatttaatgctttattctatgcttttagttataaattagattaggagtacatattggtaggttagaaataataccataacaaatagatagGAACAAATCAGTACGTTAGAAtggctaaaatcgataaccacttacactagtctatttcttttagataaacatggttaggacacgcaatgcccgaaccggaggaacagtgactccaccagatctgacgcaggtagtcgcagacctccaacatcagatcacagaacaacaacagctgatcactaccttaatgggtcagcaaggcaacccagttaccccaccagtgaatccactacctgtcataccagtgcccccggcagcccctactccgatggtccgacaagaggcctacctGATGcaatggcaaaggcttaagccagaagcattctcgggaaactgcgaaccatgggacgcacaagcctggctcaaaaccgtggagaacataatggaactattggattggcctgaacacgagaaggtcaagtgcgcgtcgttctgtcttaccggagatgcccggatgtggtgggacagagtaaaggcgaaaaggcaaataaaccaaatgcagtggacagattttgagacagagttcttagaggaatttttccatatgcaagtgaccaacaagcactatgacgagttcactgagttccggcaaggtgatctgtcagtcaatgaagccgtcaagaggttcaaccgcttagctcgattgtgcccagaactggtccgtactgaaaaagaaagggtccggttgatgttaaagatgctccgacccgagatagctctgaacgtagccggcggagttaatagaccgcagactgcagaggagctagtcagcagcgccctgattaccgagcactatcaggaagcaatgaataagggcaagaaccaagcactgaccggaggacaaaaatcgcacagtaccagaactgactggaaaggaaactcaggtggaaagaggaaacagtggaataaaacaaaaggtggtccgaccAATAAGCAGattaagtaccctcagtgtgccacatgtgggaagatgcattctggagtatgtcttctgagcaccaaaaagtgctacaactgcggaagggaaggtcatttggcaagaaattgccctactcagtctcaggcactacctccgcagaacaaccagaacaggagtgcccccgcacagcttcatcagatgcaagctgccatagaagggacttcaatcagccaaggaagattggaggcccctcccactatgaccaatgccagagtctactctctcactCAGgacgacgtggcgaacgcctctactatcGCCACAGGTCAGTTATttaatttcagtcagtatgctagaatttttattcGATGCTGAAAACAAACTGAAGGGGGAATCCATCGAaaactgaaacatgtttcgtatccattagttgaaaccatgtccggacgactctctaccctcaccataacaccaacgttattcgagaacatgttagagaagcaaaccaaggacccgagccttcaaagaattaaacaagagaccgtagaaggaaagaatgatgggtttcgtatcgcagacgatggaatactatacctcagggatcgactatgtattccagaggatctAGAGTTGCGGAAGAAGATACTGGaggaagcccatacaacgccttatgcaatacACCCGGGTTCCActtaagatgtaccaggacctgaaaaagaaattttggtggtccggtatgaaa
This region of Zingiber officinale cultivar Zhangliang chromosome 9A, Zo_v1.1, whole genome shotgun sequence genomic DNA includes:
- the LOC122020352 gene encoding CASP-like protein 5B3 — translated: MKVVVGSPGTWSGLLLRTGQCAFAGASIAVMLSAYGFSNYTAFCYLIASMGLQTLWSFGLLCLDVFALKSKRDLHNPLLISLFVVGDWVTATLSLAAACSSAGVLVLFMRDVGFCRKYPQLSCGRFETSISMAFVTWFLVAKSSLAMFWILASV